GGTGTTGACTGACTCAATAACGTCGGCGGAGAATATTTCCAGACGATATGGGATTGATCGTGACAGACTCTTGCCCATGCCTTTTTCGCCGGCAACATTTTTGAGTGAAATGCACGCAAACGGCATGAACGAAGTGCTCGACAAATACCGGGTAGAATACGGCTATTTTTTTTACCCATCGCAATTCTGGTCCCATAAAAACCACATCAGAATTCTGGAGGCCCTTTTGATCCTACGTCAGGAAGGGATCCGCCCCATCGTGGTTTTTACCGGCAGTGATACGGGAAATCGCAAGGTGGTGGAAGGTTTTATCACGCAGAACGATCTTGCAGGGCAAGTAAAGATCCTTGGGTTCGTCCCTGCCGAGGATATGCGAGGTCTTTATAGCGGCTGCCGGGCGGTTGTGATGCCCACCTATTTCGGACCGACCAACCTGCCGCCCCTTGAGGCCTGGATGATTGGCAAGCCGCTGATTTATTCCTTACATTTCCATGAACAGGCCGGTGATGCGGCGATTCTGATTGATCCTGATAACTCGGTTGACTTGGCAAAAGCGATGAAAGCAATCATGGATGACCGGCTTTGCATTGAACTCGTTGAAAAGGGACGCAGACGACTACAGGAGATCGAAAATCAGCGCGATGCTGCAGAAATGGAGCTTCTGGCCCGGTTGGTGCGATTTGAGAAACGAAGCCGATGTTGGAGGGCAAAACCGTCATTATGAATAACGTGGAAATAGGTGTCGTCGTACCAACATTCAACAGCGCAGAAACGTTGGAATGGACGGTGCTTGCATTAAAAAACCAGGAAGGTTGTCGTGTAAAGATAGTTGTTGTGGACAGCGGTTCATCAGACGATACCCTTGAGATTTGTGCCAGACATAAGCTGAGAACCGAATACGACCCCCCCGGAAATATGTATCGTGCGATCAACGTGGGTATGCGACTCTTGGATACAGAGTGGACAACCTATCTCAATTCAGATGACATCGTTTATCGAAATGCATACAGCCGTATGATAGCGTTAGGAAATCGCGCGGTGGCCGATGTTGTTTATGGCCATTCTGATTTTATTGATTGGGATGGCCGATTCAGGTATTCCTTTATGGCAGCCCATCCCATATTATTGCGAGGTCTCGTCTTTTCCGGGGTGCTCCAATTTTCTCAACCCGCCGCAATTTTCCGCAAAGTTGTTTACGAAGACTTAAAAGGGTTTTCCGAAAAATATCGTTCTATTTCAGATTTTGACTTTTTCGCACGGGCTATCTTAACCGGCCAAAAATTTGAGCGGCTTACATTTCCGACTGTCACGGCATTCCGATTACACCCCAACCAATTCAGTCATAAAGAAAGCGGGATTGTTATAGAAGAAACCGCACAATTTTTTCAGGAATGGAGAGGCAAAAAGTCATTTATAAGCCCACTTCTTTTCGGGTTGTGGCGGTTTCTCAATGCCAGACATTAT
This is a stretch of genomic DNA from Desulfobacterales bacterium. It encodes these proteins:
- a CDS encoding glycosyltransferase, with protein sequence MNNVEIGVVVPTFNSAETLEWTVLALKNQEGCRVKIVVVDSGSSDDTLEICARHKLRTEYDPPGNMYRAINVGMRLLDTEWTTYLNSDDIVYRNAYSRMIALGNRAVADVVYGHSDFIDWDGRFRYSFMAAHPILLRGLVFSGVLQFSQPAAIFRKVVYEDLKGFSEKYRSISDFDFFARAILTGQKFERLTFPTVTAFRLHPNQFSHKESGIVIEETAQFFQEWRGKKSFISPLLFGLWRFLNARHYLLRFLRNGQFKSRSTDSKGSSY
- a CDS encoding glycosyltransferase family 1 protein, which produces MKIIALLEIKITSGGGFNQAMNAIFQMKRLCENRFEFAVITTIQDNIPILERLDINADLMPVSLFGKLLLKFVTMPLWQRIQSRLRLILPFEKMLINHGADLIYFVAPSARSTTMQRLNYITTVWDMCHRDTPEFPEIREFNQFHALENLYRSSLAPSVTVLTDSITSAENISRRYGIDRDRLLPMPFSPATFLSEMHANGMNEVLDKYRVEYGYFFYPSQFWSHKNHIRILEALLILRQEGIRPIVVFTGSDTGNRKVVEGFITQNDLAGQVKILGFVPAEDMRGLYSGCRAVVMPTYFGPTNLPPLEAWMIGKPLIYSLHFHEQAGDAAILIDPDNSVDLAKAMKAIMDDRLCIELVEKGRRRLQEIENQRDAAEMELLARLVRFEKRSRCWRAKPSL